One segment of Pseudophryne corroboree isolate aPseCor3 chromosome 10, aPseCor3.hap2, whole genome shotgun sequence DNA contains the following:
- the LOC134966031 gene encoding interferon-inducible GTPase 5-like, protein METFSELSLSDGELRTPDTENKLSVHSEDSPPEDCWDFSVAVAGGPGVGKTVLIQALLGLAENDQHSRATFLRHNRPGGPLLYLHPSHPGLTLWELPLDDGSPEKWIPEADLLLLVTDGQFSQAHVDLACSALTQGKRFCLVRTKVDCDLHTLKRRMKEEYTRVEVLSVLRTVTLMPFDRMTEKEALPLFLVSGFEPCKLDTPGLKAEIEKTSKVLGRPLCLAQQGYEVIGYEEIAELQSALERGGISEMVRFIQSSLDSLLDTRFDLALMGGNPGFRHSILNCLHGLTNGESGAAHGGNPENPIEYPSLKYPKASLWDLPGMESLESQPKKYLESVHISRYDFTLLFLTPWQEASSSYRSLVLELKKEGKDSVFIQDCENEEAPPGPINNEVFVLSPAKVPGPEFHRLLSHLEKRLSSQKLRAFFLSLPNLSAEVIQKKKEALSQEVWKVALLSSLVASVPVPGLGIACDLSLLTARLDTYRQELGLDADSLANLSHKCGVPVPTLMLEIQSPAGKGVTRELVAKLLGTATGIGLEVAGVFLHRFPLLGPLATGGIAFHASYLVLSRCLEAMSEDAQRVLARALSSA, encoded by the exons ATGGAAACATTCAGCGAGCTGAGCTTGTCTGATGGAGAACTGAGAACACCTGACACTGAGAACAAGCTATCTGTCCATTCGGAAGACTCACCTCCAGAGGACTGCTGGGATTTTTCTGTTGCTGTTGCAGGAGGTCCAGGTGTTGGTAAAACTGTTTTGATACAGGCCCTTCTGGGTCTCGCGGAAAATGACCAGCATTCTAGAGCTACCTTCCTTCGTCATAACCGGCCTGGTGGCCCATTACTGTATCTGCACCCTTCCCACCCAGGTCTGACTCTCTGGGAGCTGCCGTTGGATGACGGGTCTCCTGAAAAGTGGATTCCTGAGGCTGATCTGCTGCTTCTGGTCACCGATGGCCAGTTCTCACAGGCTCATGTTGATCTGGCTTGCAGTGCGCTTACTCAGGGGAAAAGATTCTGCTTAGTGCGCACTAAGGTGGACTGTGACTTGCATACCCTGAAGAGGAGGATGAAGGAAGAGTACACCAGGGTGGAAGTGCTGTCAGTGCTACGTACGGTCACTCTGATGCCGTTTGATAGAATGACAGAAAAGGAGGCTCTACCTCTCTTTTTGGTATCTGGGTTTGAGCCATGTAAACTGGACACTCCTGGTTTGAAGGCGGAAATAGAGAAGACATCAAAAGTGCTCGGCAG ACCACTGTGCCTTGCCCAACAAGGGTACGAGGTGATCGGCTATGAAGAGATTGCGGAGTTGCAGTCTGCGTTGGAGAGGGGAGGAATTTCGGAGATGGTCAGATTCATCCAGAGCAGTCTAGACTCTCTGTTAGACACACGGTTTGATCTTGCACTAATGGGTGGCAACCCAGGCTTCCGTCACTCTATTCTGAATTGCCTCCACGGGTTGACCAACGGGGAGAGTGGTGCGGCCCACGGTGGAAACCCCGAAAATCCAATTGAGTATCCTAGTCTAAAGTACCCAAAGGCCAGCTTGTGGGACCTTCCTGGAATGGAGAGCCTGGAATCTCAGCCGAAAAAGTACCTGGAGAGTGTGCACATCAGCCGCTACGACTTTACACTTCTGTTCCTCACCCCATGGCAGGAGGCTTCAAGTAGTTACAGATCACTGGTTCTAGAACTGAAGAAGGAGGGCAAAGACAGCGTCTTTATCCAAGACTGTGAGAATGAAGAGGCCCCACCAGGACCAATAAACAATGAAGTTTTCGTTCTATCTCCTGCTAAAGTTCCGGGGCCTGAATTTCATAGGTTATTGAGTCACCTAGAGAAGAGACTCTCCAGCCAGAAATTGCGCGCATTCTTCCTCTCGCTCCCAAACCTCTCAGCTGAAGTCATACAGAAGAAAAAAGAGGCACTCTCCCAGGAGGTTTGGAAGGTGGCATTGCTCTCCAGTCTGGTGGCCAGTGTACCGGTACCTGGATTAGGCATTGCATGTGACCTCTCCTTACTGACTGCACGTCTGGACACCTACCGCCAAGAGTTGGGGCTGGATGCTGATTCGCTTGCCAACTTGTCCCATAAGTGTGGGGTTCCAGTTCCCACTCTAATGCTGGAGATCCAGAGTCCTGCAGGGAAGGGGGTGACGCGTGAGCTTGTTGCGAAATTGCTGGGCACAGCCACTGGTATTGGGTTAGAAGTGGCAGGAGTGTTTTTGCACAGATTTCCTCTCTTGGGCCCCTTGGCCACTGGCGGAATTGCTTTCCACGCCAGCTATTTAGTATTGAGTCGATGTTTGGAGGCCATGTCTGAGGATGCCCAAAGAGTTCTAGCCAGAGCACTATCATCTGCTTAG